In the genome of bacterium, the window GATCAGGCCGCGCCCCGGTGGATCGGCGATCAGGCTGCGCCCCAACCGATTGGTGGTCGGGTTGCACCGCGCCGGCTTGGGGATCAGGCTGCCGCACGGCGCGCAATCTCCTGCATCCACTGAGCACAGCCATTCACCACGATTGCGATGCCGACCAGCACCAGGCCGAGTCCGAGTGCCAAGGGAAGATCACCGCGACTGGTTTCGAGGGCGATGGCGGTCGTCATCACGCGTGTCACATGGGCGATGTTGCCGCCGACGATGATGACCGCCCCGACCTCGGCGATCGCTCGGCCGAAGCCGGCGAGGAGGGTGGTGGCCAGGGAGAGACGACCCTCGTAGAGCAGGGTGGCGACCCGCTGCGGAAAATTCGCACCGAGGGAGCGGAGCGGCTCGTCATATTCTTCCGAGAGATCTTCGATCGCCTGACGCGTGAGCGCGGCGACGATCGGCGTGACCAACAACGTCTGTGCGATGACCATGGCGCCGGGCGTGAACAAGAGGCCCAACCAACCCAGCGGTCCGGAGCGCGAGAGCATCAGATAGACGAGCAGGCCAACCACGACCGGCGGAAGCCCCATCGATGCGTTCAACAACACGACGAGCGCGCGGCGTCCACGGAAACGCAGTACTCCGATCGCCGCCCCGAGAGGGAGGCCGACCAGGGCCGCGAGAATGACCGCCGTCCCGCTCACCTGCAGCGAAAGCTGGATGATCTCGACGAGATCCGGGTCCAGGCTCAGGATGAGGTGCAAAGCCGTGGAAAAGGCCGCCGTCAGATCGTTCATCGTGGCGTCTTCAGCCTCGCAGAGACGAGGTCGGCGGGCTCCGTGATGGGAAGGGAACAAGTGCGCCCACGGCAGACGTAGGCGGTCGGGCGACCGTCCACGGCGCCCCGGCCTTGCGCCCATGCGGTGTCGAGCCCCGGAACGTAGGCACCCGCAATGAGCACAACGCTCTCGTCGGGCTCCAGGCTTCGCCGCGCCGCGGAGGCCAGGGCTGCCGTACCGGGAGCATCTCCGGAAGCCACGATGACCGCACAGGAAAGATCTTGCTCCGCCCAGCTGGCTGCACGCAGCAGCGTCGGGAAGGCCGCAGGATCCTTCTCCATCGCGAAGGCGTGGCCGCGCAGAATCTGTTCTGCTGTGGTTCGAAGGGAAGCCCGCCCGGAGAGGGATGCGGCCCGAAGCAGCCCGAGAACAGCCAGCCCGGTGCTATGGGGTGTGGCGCCATCCGGGTCCGAACGCGGTCGATGAGGAAGCGGCTCGCCGTCCGAGGGGGTGAGGAAGAGATCGCCCTCGTCCGGATCGAAGAAGCGAGCCACGATCTCATCC includes:
- a CDS encoding ABC transporter permease subunit; translated protein: MNDLTAAFSTALHLILSLDPDLVEIIQLSLQVSGTAVILAALVGLPLGAAIGVLRFRGRRALVVLLNASMGLPPVVVGLLVYLMLSRSGPLGWLGLLFTPGAMVIAQTLLVTPIVAALTRQAIEDLSEEYDEPLRSLGANFPQRVATLLYEGRLSLATTLLAGFGRAIAEVGAVIIVGGNIAHVTRVMTTAIALETSRGDLPLALGLGLVLVGIAIVVNGCAQWMQEIARRAAA